One window from the genome of Bdellovibrio sp. NC01 encodes:
- the dnaA gene encoding chromosomal replication initiator protein DnaA: MELNSSFWNLIKTKMKSRNDNNKLLDTWLDPIEYISTAGTQERPKLILGVPNALHQYFVIENLQDKIYTEISDTYGHPFEVEFSITGHKVNPHIETSHAPMEEVSGGSEVLQAQLSRTQGIQTTQQRSSEGSLNSELTFSTFVVGKNSEFAHAACFNVARNPGADDYNPLYIYGPVGMGKTHLLHATGNHIRDQFQQLRITYISAERFMNECISAIRRHEMDKFRQKYRENSDILLVDDVQFIARGEAVQEEFFHTVNSFIDSRKQVILASDRMPKDIHGLEDRSRTRLERGLIVDITMPDLETRIAILRYKAEKFNMRLPEDVVTYIARISKRSIRELEGNLKKVKMFSELQGLPIDGELVKRILMHHETQSTISVEEIMKLVADHYKVRVLDLKSSTRAKPIVVPRQIAMHLIKKFLDKSLVDIGKAFGGKDHTTVMNALERVKNLQATDQDIAKDIEDLEQRIHNITGV; encoded by the coding sequence GTGGAGTTGAACTCTTCTTTCTGGAACCTGATTAAAACTAAGATGAAGAGCCGTAACGATAACAATAAGTTATTGGATACTTGGCTAGATCCGATCGAATACATTTCGACTGCGGGTACTCAAGAACGTCCCAAATTAATACTTGGGGTCCCAAATGCTTTACATCAGTACTTCGTAATTGAGAACCTTCAGGATAAAATTTATACAGAGATTTCAGATACTTACGGCCATCCATTTGAGGTTGAATTTAGTATTACGGGCCACAAAGTAAACCCACATATCGAGACTTCCCATGCCCCAATGGAAGAGGTTTCGGGTGGTTCTGAAGTTCTTCAGGCTCAGTTGTCACGTACTCAGGGTATCCAGACTACTCAACAAAGATCTAGTGAAGGGTCTTTGAATAGTGAGCTCACTTTCTCGACTTTCGTTGTGGGAAAAAATTCAGAATTTGCCCACGCCGCGTGCTTTAACGTGGCTAGGAACCCTGGCGCTGATGATTACAACCCTCTCTATATATATGGACCGGTTGGGATGGGTAAAACCCATCTTTTGCACGCTACTGGAAACCATATTCGTGATCAATTTCAGCAACTTAGAATTACTTATATCTCGGCTGAACGCTTTATGAATGAATGTATCTCGGCGATTCGTCGTCACGAGATGGATAAGTTCAGACAAAAATACCGCGAAAACTCCGACATCCTTTTAGTGGATGACGTGCAGTTCATCGCGCGTGGTGAAGCTGTTCAAGAAGAGTTTTTCCACACGGTGAATAGCTTCATCGATAGCCGCAAACAGGTTATCTTGGCGAGCGATCGTATGCCGAAGGATATCCATGGCCTTGAAGACCGCAGTCGTACCCGTCTTGAACGTGGCTTGATTGTGGACATCACGATGCCAGATCTGGAAACACGTATCGCGATCCTTCGTTATAAAGCGGAAAAATTTAATATGCGTCTTCCAGAAGACGTTGTGACTTACATCGCACGTATTTCTAAACGTTCAATCAGAGAGCTCGAAGGCAATCTTAAGAAGGTTAAGATGTTCTCTGAACTTCAAGGTTTGCCGATTGATGGTGAGCTTGTGAAACGCATTCTGATGCATCATGAAACTCAATCTACTATTTCAGTGGAAGAGATCATGAAGCTTGTTGCTGACCACTATAAAGTGCGCGTTTTAGATCTAAAATCGTCGACTCGCGCAAAACCAATTGTCGTTCCACGTCAAATTGCGATGCATTTGATTAAGAAGTTTTTGGATAAATCTTTGGTGGATATTGGTAAAGCTTTTGGCGGAAAAGATCACACAACTGTGATGAACGCGCTTGAGAGGGTTAAAAATCTACAGGCGACCGATCAAGATATCGCTAAAGATATCGAAGACTTGGAACAGAGAATCCACAATATCACAGGGGTGTGA
- the dnaN gene encoding DNA polymerase III subunit beta, which translates to MKIEIDKRDLLSLIGKTQNIVEKRNTMPILINVLLEADQNLLKVFATDLEVSLTDQIKAQVHQPGKVAVSAKSLFEIAKELSEGPITLIKKENNWLEIKQGKYTSKIVGISAEEYPIFPTYNSQAFIKIDAQVLKEMIDKTIYSVSNDETRYHLNGVFFELNPQAGFKMVATDGHRMSLVSKNSSDVKVAATQGVIIPRKGLHEIKKILEGIDGSVEIAVEGSQFVLKHSSTILMIRLIEGKYPNYQQFIPQKLPQKVMINKEAFLTSLKRVSLLANQKSKAVHLILNNGKMEISSNNPELGDAKEEIEVEYSGGEIKIGFNAKYITDILTSINDDKIDFELNDHLSPGLMRPHDDASYTCVVMPMRI; encoded by the coding sequence ATGAAAATTGAAATTGATAAGAGAGATCTATTAAGCCTTATCGGTAAAACTCAGAATATCGTTGAGAAACGCAACACAATGCCAATCTTGATCAACGTTCTTCTTGAGGCAGATCAGAACTTGTTGAAAGTTTTCGCAACAGATTTGGAAGTAAGTCTTACTGACCAAATCAAAGCGCAAGTTCATCAACCAGGTAAAGTTGCTGTTTCAGCAAAGTCACTTTTCGAAATCGCAAAAGAACTTTCTGAAGGTCCAATCACTTTGATTAAAAAAGAAAACAACTGGTTGGAAATCAAACAAGGTAAGTACACTTCGAAAATTGTTGGTATCTCTGCTGAAGAATATCCGATCTTCCCTACTTACAACTCTCAAGCATTTATTAAAATCGATGCGCAAGTGTTGAAAGAGATGATTGATAAAACAATCTACTCTGTATCGAACGATGAAACTCGTTACCACTTGAATGGCGTATTCTTTGAGTTGAATCCACAAGCTGGTTTCAAAATGGTTGCGACAGATGGTCACCGTATGAGTTTAGTTTCTAAAAACTCTTCGGATGTAAAAGTTGCAGCAACTCAAGGTGTGATCATTCCACGCAAAGGTCTTCATGAAATCAAAAAGATTTTAGAAGGTATCGATGGCTCTGTGGAAATCGCTGTGGAAGGCTCGCAATTCGTATTGAAACATTCATCAACAATCTTGATGATCCGTTTGATCGAAGGAAAGTACCCGAATTATCAACAGTTTATTCCACAGAAACTTCCGCAAAAAGTTATGATCAACAAGGAAGCTTTCTTAACTTCGTTGAAACGTGTGTCGTTGCTAGCGAATCAAAAATCAAAAGCAGTTCACTTGATCTTGAACAACGGCAAAATGGAAATCTCTTCGAACAATCCAGAGTTGGGTGATGCGAAAGAAGAAATCGAAGTAGAATATTCGGGTGGCGAAATCAAAATTGGTTTCAACGCGAAATACATCACTGACATTTTGACTTCAATCAACGATGACAAAATTGATTTCGAATTAAACGATCACTTGTCACCAGGTTTGATGAGACCACACGACGACGCATCTTACACTTGCGTTGTTATGCCTATGAGAATCTAA
- a CDS encoding DNA replication/repair protein RecF, whose translation MRCYAYENLMIFERLRLVNFRNYRDVVISFSPRVNVFLGENGQGKTNLLEAMYMISQGDSFRYSDNSTLINSNNQEALIQALISQNDLHYKLKMGLSKSRKVLTLNEKRVNSADIRKIFASVVFSPESLASIKEGADHRRELVDELLVTFDRKNVNLLSDYRKALKTRNKILKNFLEGLQDKTVTENLLESLEPQFVRLATDLSYARIEALAGLSKEFNNAMQYISGNSAVDISVEYVISDQNAVKFSREEVQSALEKRIKELHDAELSSGTSLVGPHKHDIVFLYGGKDSRFFCSQGQQRAIILSFKMAQIVYHRKAHGTYPVLMLDDVLSELDKAKREALITFLHEINTQIFVTTTDFTLPESFSLDQLSVVRIKDGHILE comes from the coding sequence TTGCGTTGTTATGCCTATGAGAATCTAATGATTTTCGAACGACTACGTCTTGTTAATTTTCGGAATTACCGAGACGTAGTGATCTCATTCTCTCCTCGAGTGAATGTTTTCCTCGGAGAAAATGGACAAGGTAAAACGAATCTCCTTGAAGCGATGTATATGATCTCTCAAGGAGACTCCTTCCGCTACTCTGACAATTCCACACTGATCAACTCGAATAACCAAGAAGCACTTATTCAAGCGTTGATTAGTCAGAACGATCTTCACTACAAATTAAAAATGGGTCTGTCGAAAAGCCGCAAGGTTTTAACGTTGAATGAAAAACGTGTGAACTCGGCCGACATCAGAAAAATTTTTGCTAGTGTTGTGTTTAGTCCAGAAAGTTTGGCTTCGATCAAAGAAGGTGCCGATCATCGCCGCGAACTGGTTGATGAGTTGCTGGTTACTTTTGATCGCAAAAATGTGAATTTACTTTCAGATTATCGAAAAGCGCTGAAAACGCGTAACAAGATCCTTAAAAACTTTTTGGAAGGCCTGCAGGATAAAACGGTCACCGAGAACCTTTTGGAGTCCCTAGAGCCCCAATTTGTGCGTTTAGCGACCGATTTGTCATACGCCCGCATCGAAGCATTGGCTGGTTTGTCGAAAGAGTTCAATAATGCCATGCAATACATTTCTGGCAATTCCGCTGTGGATATCTCGGTGGAATATGTGATTTCCGATCAAAACGCCGTGAAATTTTCCCGAGAAGAAGTCCAATCTGCACTCGAAAAACGCATCAAAGAATTGCATGATGCGGAGCTCTCAAGTGGAACCAGTTTGGTAGGGCCCCACAAGCACGACATCGTCTTCCTATATGGTGGAAAAGACTCAAGATTTTTTTGTAGCCAAGGGCAGCAAAGAGCCATCATTCTTTCTTTCAAAATGGCCCAAATTGTGTATCATAGGAAGGCTCACGGAACCTATCCCGTGCTGATGTTAGACGATGTTTTATCCGAGCTCGATAAAGCCAAAAGAGAAGCGCTGATTACGTTCTTACACGAGATCAATACGCAGATTTTTGTGACGACGACCGATTTCACATTGCCTGAATCATTCAGCCTCGATCAGCTTTCCGTTGTGCGCATCAAGGATGGTCACATCCTTGAGTAG
- the gyrB gene encoding DNA topoisomerase (ATP-hydrolyzing) subunit B, whose protein sequence is MSVEEQKSYSADSIQVLEGLEAVRKRPGMYIGDTAFKGYHHLVYEIVDNSVDEHLAGYCKSIKVSINADESITVEDDGRGIPVATQKQTGKSALELVMTVLHAGGKFDGGGYKVSGGLHGVGASVVNALSTRVSVEVQRDGHFWRQSYERGKILAPIAQGEATTKTGTKTTFKPDRDIFKDETLSYDFNTLANRFRELAFLNAGLHISLSDERTGKKQDFQYAEGVAEFVKYMNQSKKALHNEVVYFKGEKDDVEVEIAMQWNDSYSESIFTYCNNINTHEGGTHLVGFRAALTRTTNAYATEKNLLKDLKTNLEGEDIREGLAAVISVKVREPQFEGQTKTKLGNAEVKGIVESLVNEKLADWMDRNPSVSKNVIMKCVESARAREAARKARDLTRRKTALDGGSLPGKMADCQERDPALCELYLVEGDSAGGSAKQGRDRRTQAILPLKGKILNVEKARFDKIISSEEIKVIISALGTGIGKDNVNVDKIRYHKIIIMTDADVDGSHIMTLLLTFFYRQMPLVLERGYVYIAQPPLYRAKKGKEETYLKNEAALTEFLLSSGLNNFKIKGKENLPEADLRKLILNIQRFNDLLRVSSKKYDKDVLYFLLSKVPDFEKTFADEGKIQSALNDLGAWINSDPKLGITEYKGEVKKDELTGQAYADIYTVRYADRMTTKFGLDSLRSSEVIELRKIWGEIQSVSTLPITILEGENEVEFESYNEFYAHVMESTKKGMYIQRYKGLGEMNPEQLWETTLNKENRTLLQVTIDDAVAADETFSILMGEMVEPRRQFIHDNALLARSLDV, encoded by the coding sequence GTGTCAGTAGAAGAACAAAAATCCTACTCGGCCGATTCGATCCAAGTTCTGGAAGGTCTCGAAGCGGTTCGTAAACGTCCTGGTATGTACATCGGTGATACAGCTTTCAAAGGTTATCACCATCTTGTGTATGAAATTGTGGATAACTCGGTAGACGAACATCTTGCAGGTTATTGCAAATCTATCAAAGTCTCTATCAACGCCGATGAATCGATCACTGTCGAAGACGACGGTCGTGGTATTCCAGTTGCGACACAAAAACAAACAGGCAAATCTGCACTAGAACTAGTTATGACAGTTCTTCACGCCGGCGGTAAATTCGACGGTGGCGGTTATAAAGTTTCCGGTGGTCTACACGGTGTGGGTGCTTCCGTTGTGAATGCGCTTTCAACTCGTGTCAGCGTTGAAGTTCAACGTGATGGTCATTTCTGGAGACAAAGCTACGAGCGCGGTAAAATTCTTGCGCCGATCGCTCAAGGTGAAGCGACAACAAAAACTGGTACGAAAACTACTTTCAAACCAGATCGCGATATCTTCAAAGACGAAACTTTGTCTTACGACTTCAACACTCTTGCGAATCGTTTCCGTGAACTTGCATTCTTGAATGCGGGTCTTCATATCTCTTTGTCAGACGAGCGCACTGGTAAGAAACAAGATTTCCAATACGCTGAAGGTGTGGCGGAATTTGTTAAATACATGAATCAATCTAAGAAGGCCCTTCATAACGAAGTGGTTTACTTCAAAGGTGAAAAAGACGACGTCGAAGTTGAAATCGCAATGCAGTGGAACGATTCTTACTCAGAATCTATTTTCACTTATTGTAACAACATCAACACGCACGAAGGTGGTACTCACCTAGTTGGTTTCCGTGCGGCTTTGACTCGTACAACGAACGCTTACGCGACTGAAAAAAATCTTTTGAAAGATTTGAAAACAAACCTTGAGGGTGAAGACATCCGTGAAGGTTTGGCAGCAGTTATTTCTGTAAAGGTTCGTGAACCACAATTCGAAGGTCAGACAAAAACAAAACTTGGTAATGCCGAAGTAAAAGGTATTGTTGAGTCTTTGGTGAATGAAAAATTAGCTGACTGGATGGATCGCAATCCTTCAGTTTCTAAAAACGTTATCATGAAGTGCGTGGAATCAGCGCGTGCTCGTGAAGCTGCTCGTAAGGCGCGTGATTTAACTCGTCGTAAGACAGCTCTTGATGGGGGATCATTGCCAGGTAAAATGGCGGACTGCCAAGAACGTGATCCTGCACTTTGCGAATTGTATCTGGTCGAGGGTGACTCTGCCGGTGGATCTGCGAAACAAGGACGCGATCGTCGTACCCAAGCGATCTTGCCTTTGAAAGGTAAAATCCTAAACGTAGAAAAAGCGCGTTTTGATAAAATCATCTCTTCTGAAGAGATCAAAGTTATCATCTCTGCTCTTGGTACTGGTATCGGTAAAGACAATGTGAACGTAGATAAAATCCGTTATCACAAAATCATTATCATGACCGATGCCGACGTCGACGGTTCGCATATCATGACTCTTCTTTTAACATTCTTCTATCGCCAAATGCCGTTGGTACTGGAGCGTGGTTATGTGTATATCGCGCAACCACCATTGTACCGTGCGAAAAAAGGTAAAGAAGAAACGTACTTGAAAAATGAAGCGGCTTTGACAGAGTTCTTGTTAAGCTCGGGTCTGAACAATTTCAAAATCAAAGGCAAAGAAAATCTTCCTGAAGCAGATTTGCGTAAGTTGATTTTGAACATTCAACGCTTCAACGATCTTCTTCGTGTTTCTTCTAAGAAATACGACAAAGACGTATTGTATTTCTTGCTTTCAAAAGTTCCTGACTTCGAAAAAACTTTTGCTGATGAAGGTAAAATTCAATCAGCGCTTAATGATCTTGGTGCATGGATTAACTCTGATCCAAAACTTGGCATCACAGAATACAAAGGCGAAGTTAAGAAAGATGAACTTACTGGCCAAGCGTATGCCGACATCTACACTGTTCGTTATGCAGACCGCATGACAACGAAGTTTGGATTGGACAGCTTGCGTTCTTCAGAAGTGATCGAGCTTCGTAAAATCTGGGGCGAGATCCAATCTGTTAGCACATTGCCGATCACAATTCTTGAGGGTGAAAACGAAGTTGAATTCGAAAGCTACAATGAATTCTACGCTCACGTGATGGAATCTACGAAAAAAGGAATGTACATCCAACGTTACAAAGGATTGGGAGAGATGAATCCTGAGCAGTTGTGGGAAACTACACTGAACAAGGAAAATAGAACTCTTCTTCAAGTGACAATCGACGATGCGGTTGCTGCTGACGAAACGTTCTCGATCTTGATGGGTGAAATGGTAGAGCCTCGTCGTCAATTTATCCACGACAATGCTCTTCTTGCTCGCAGCCTGGATGTTTAA
- the gyrA gene encoding DNA gyrase subunit A — MENNNQEKGVTRVDVSKEMRDAYLQYSMSVIVGRALPDVRDGLKPVHRRVLFAQSEMNNRPGRPYLKSARVVGDVIGKYHPHGDSAVYETMVRMAQDFSLRYPLEDGQGNFGSIDGDSAAAMRYTEIRMTHLAEELLNDIEKETVAFGPNYDDSLQIPLVLPAKFPNLLVNGSSGIAVGMATNIPPHNLGEVIDGCVHLINNPQCTLEDLMVHIKGPDFPSYGVIAGREGILQAYKKGRGIITLKAVAEIVPQKDREEIIVTEIPYQVNKAKLIESVADLVRDKQIEGISDIRDESSREGMRIVIQLKRGENASVILNRLYKFTQMQVSVGIIMLALDAKNQPVTFDLKGMLEAFVDHRRDVVTKRCIFELKKAQERAHILEGLKKALDHIEEVIKTIRASKEAVAAREALMKNFEFSEKQAVAILEMRLQRLTGLERDKIIAELAELMKQIDWLKFVLSDVREIYKIIVGELEDIKKRYADVRRTQIQGSLDDIEDEDLIADEDMVVTVTNTGLIKRMPTAEYRVQKRGGKGLKGMETKEEDYVTDLFSASTKTMLLVFTDKGKVYWCKVHKLPLGSRTSKGKSLANVVQLASGENVRAILPVDSFDENRFAVMLTEKGVIKKTSLDAFANPRTAGIIALTTDLDDGVIDVKISDGQSDIFIATKEGMSIRFNENDVRGMGRTARGVKAITLAKDDVVVAMEVLEKNTTDTILMVTSKGYGKRSETGEYRVQSRGGVGIITQKTTDKVGNVIGTKKVSEKHELILSTDKGQVIRMKMSDISVLGRNTQGVRLINIDEKDETVTGVAVVEDDHSDETPAGAPPEEVKH; from the coding sequence ATGGAAAATAATAATCAAGAAAAGGGTGTTACCCGCGTAGACGTCAGTAAGGAAATGCGTGATGCATACCTTCAGTACTCGATGTCAGTTATCGTTGGTCGTGCTCTTCCTGACGTTCGTGACGGTTTGAAACCAGTTCACCGTCGTGTATTGTTCGCGCAAAGTGAAATGAACAACCGCCCTGGCAGACCGTACTTGAAGTCAGCCCGTGTTGTCGGCGACGTAATCGGTAAATACCATCCACATGGTGACTCTGCGGTTTACGAAACGATGGTTCGTATGGCCCAAGATTTCTCATTGAGATATCCGCTTGAGGATGGTCAAGGTAACTTCGGTTCTATCGACGGTGATAGCGCAGCAGCTATGCGTTACACTGAGATTCGTATGACTCATCTTGCAGAAGAGTTGTTGAACGATATCGAAAAAGAAACTGTCGCTTTCGGTCCCAACTACGATGACTCTTTGCAAATCCCATTGGTGTTGCCAGCAAAATTCCCAAATCTTTTGGTGAATGGTTCTTCTGGTATCGCGGTTGGTATGGCGACAAATATTCCGCCGCACAACTTGGGTGAAGTGATCGATGGCTGTGTGCACTTGATCAACAATCCACAATGTACTCTTGAAGACTTGATGGTTCACATCAAAGGCCCAGACTTCCCGTCTTACGGTGTGATCGCGGGTCGCGAAGGTATTCTTCAAGCTTATAAAAAAGGTCGCGGCATCATCACATTGAAAGCCGTTGCTGAAATCGTTCCGCAAAAAGACCGTGAAGAGATCATCGTTACAGAGATCCCTTACCAAGTTAATAAAGCGAAACTTATCGAAAGCGTTGCAGATCTAGTTCGTGACAAACAAATCGAAGGTATCTCTGATATCCGCGACGAGTCTTCACGTGAAGGTATGCGTATCGTGATTCAATTAAAACGCGGCGAAAACGCTAGCGTGATCTTGAATCGCTTGTACAAATTCACACAAATGCAAGTTTCTGTTGGTATCATCATGCTTGCGCTTGATGCGAAAAACCAACCAGTGACTTTCGATTTGAAAGGCATGCTTGAAGCATTCGTTGATCACCGTCGTGACGTTGTTACGAAACGTTGTATCTTCGAATTGAAAAAAGCCCAAGAGCGCGCGCACATCTTGGAAGGTTTGAAAAAAGCTCTCGATCATATCGAAGAAGTTATTAAAACAATCCGCGCTTCTAAAGAAGCCGTTGCTGCTCGTGAAGCTTTGATGAAGAATTTCGAATTCTCTGAAAAACAAGCGGTTGCGATTCTCGAAATGCGTTTGCAACGTTTGACAGGTTTAGAGCGTGATAAAATCATCGCTGAACTTGCAGAGTTGATGAAACAAATCGATTGGTTGAAATTCGTTCTTTCTGACGTTCGCGAAATTTACAAAATTATCGTGGGCGAACTTGAAGACATCAAAAAACGTTATGCCGATGTTCGTCGTACACAAATCCAAGGTTCGTTGGATGACATTGAAGACGAAGATTTGATCGCTGACGAAGACATGGTTGTGACTGTGACAAACACAGGTCTTATCAAACGTATGCCAACAGCTGAATACCGCGTGCAAAAACGCGGCGGTAAAGGTCTGAAAGGCATGGAAACGAAAGAAGAAGACTACGTTACAGACTTGTTCTCTGCTTCGACGAAAACGATGCTTCTTGTCTTCACTGACAAAGGTAAAGTCTACTGGTGTAAAGTTCATAAACTTCCACTAGGCTCAAGAACTTCTAAAGGTAAGTCTTTGGCGAACGTGGTGCAATTGGCGAGCGGTGAAAACGTTCGTGCGATTCTTCCAGTGGATTCATTCGACGAAAATAGATTTGCAGTTATGTTGACTGAAAAAGGTGTGATTAAGAAAACATCTTTGGATGCGTTCGCAAATCCTCGTACAGCAGGTATCATCGCATTGACGACAGATCTTGATGACGGCGTTATCGACGTTAAGATTTCTGACGGCCAAAGCGATATCTTCATCGCTACTAAAGAAGGTATGTCGATTCGTTTCAACGAAAACGACGTGCGTGGCATGGGTCGTACAGCTCGCGGTGTGAAAGCAATCACTCTTGCGAAAGACGACGTTGTTGTTGCGATGGAAGTTCTAGAGAAAAACACAACTGATACAATCTTGATGGTGACATCAAAAGGTTACGGTAAACGTTCAGAAACTGGCGAATATCGTGTTCAGTCTCGTGGCGGTGTTGGTATCATCACTCAAAAAACAACTGACAAAGTTGGTAACGTTATCGGAACTAAAAAAGTTTCCGAGAAACATGAGTTGATCTTGTCGACGGATAAAGGACAAGTCATCCGCATGAAGATGTCGGATATCTCGGTTCTTGGCCGTAACACGCAAGGTGTTCGTTTGATTAACATCGACGAAAAAGATGAAACTGTAACAGGTGTAGCTGTTGTTGAAGACGATCACTCGGATGAAACTCCAGCAGGAGCACCTCCAGAGGAAGTAAAACACTAA
- a CDS encoding tetratricopeptide repeat protein, whose translation MIRVLLVALALALSACSSQEEGDFKQAQKNISQGHYTVALNFLDRVILRNSPSELPLEAAREAARISFFEIKDYQKTVRYYHFIVLHAPDEKERLEAQKQIAAIYFNNLQDYKAAILEYSKLQQMPHTDLEAAQYKMNVARAHYYMNNFFQAESEIDNLLRLKADENIRFSALMLKGNILVGKKEYNKAIDIFKTLMQNYPQKSIQENVGLTLAVCYEENNNFKEAIKVLEDYRGKYNPPEYIELRIKRLQERLRNAPGARGMRK comes from the coding sequence ATGATCAGAGTACTTCTGGTTGCTTTAGCTTTGGCGCTCTCTGCCTGCTCATCGCAGGAAGAGGGCGACTTCAAACAAGCTCAGAAAAATATTTCGCAGGGTCACTACACAGTGGCCCTGAATTTTTTGGATCGCGTGATTCTTCGTAATTCCCCTAGTGAATTACCTCTTGAGGCTGCTCGCGAAGCCGCTCGTATTTCTTTCTTTGAAATTAAAGATTATCAAAAAACCGTTCGTTATTATCACTTCATCGTTTTGCATGCGCCGGATGAAAAAGAACGTCTTGAAGCGCAGAAACAAATTGCTGCGATTTATTTCAATAATCTTCAAGACTATAAAGCCGCCATCCTTGAATACAGTAAGCTGCAACAGATGCCGCATACTGATTTAGAAGCTGCTCAGTACAAAATGAACGTGGCGCGTGCCCATTACTACATGAATAACTTTTTCCAGGCGGAATCAGAGATCGACAATCTTCTGCGTTTAAAGGCTGACGAAAATATTCGTTTCAGTGCTTTGATGTTGAAGGGCAATATCTTGGTTGGAAAAAAAGAGTACAACAAGGCGATCGATATTTTTAAAACTCTGATGCAAAATTATCCGCAAAAATCGATTCAGGAAAACGTCGGCCTGACGCTTGCGGTTTGTTATGAGGAAAATAACAATTTTAAAGAAGCGATCAAAGTTCTGGAAGATTATCGCGGCAAGTACAACCCGCCTGAATACATCGAACTTCGTATCAAGCGTTTGCAAGAGCGTTTAAGAAATGCTCCGGGAGCTCGCGGGATGAGGAAGTAA
- a CDS encoding AtpZ/AtpI family protein — MRKYIIFASIGFELVGLIVGCFFLGQILDNKYQTKGMIFVGLSVLCLIGWLVRVIWLLKRFQDEDDKSSNKDDTK; from the coding sequence ATGAGAAAGTATATAATTTTTGCATCTATCGGCTTTGAACTTGTCGGTTTGATCGTCGGATGTTTTTTTCTCGGGCAAATCTTGGACAACAAATACCAAACGAAGGGAATGATCTTCGTCGGTTTGAGCGTTCTGTGCTTAATCGGCTGGCTTGTTCGTGTCATTTGGCTTTTAAAGCGTTTCCAAGACGAAGACGATAAAAGTTCTAATAAAGACGATACTAAATAA
- the atpB gene encoding F0F1 ATP synthase subunit A, which yields MAAEHHPFNWTQLIPSVGLEYYHVATLGIVTVATIFIGLAARASLGKGEAAVLPADKFSLRGIMEMLTEMMSGLAEMVIGEHGKHYVPFFTSVFFFIVFNNLVGMIPGMTPATENINTTFGFGILMFLFYNFQGVKENGPVAYLKHFMGPVIFLAPLMFVIEIVSHLVRPFSLGLRLANVMMGDHTVLSVFLDLVPIGVPIPFYVMGLFVCFVQAFVFTLLSMVYVAFAIAHDH from the coding sequence ATGGCGGCAGAACACCATCCGTTTAACTGGACACAACTTATTCCAAGTGTGGGCCTTGAGTACTATCACGTTGCTACTTTGGGTATCGTGACAGTTGCGACAATCTTCATTGGTTTAGCTGCTCGTGCTTCATTGGGTAAAGGTGAAGCGGCTGTATTGCCTGCAGATAAATTCTCTCTTCGCGGTATCATGGAAATGTTAACAGAGATGATGTCAGGTTTAGCTGAAATGGTTATCGGCGAACACGGCAAACACTATGTTCCATTCTTCACTTCGGTATTCTTCTTCATCGTATTCAACAACTTGGTTGGTATGATTCCGGGCATGACTCCTGCGACTGAAAACATCAACACGACATTTGGTTTCGGTATCTTGATGTTCTTGTTCTATAACTTCCAAGGTGTAAAAGAAAACGGCCCAGTCGCTTACTTGAAACACTTCATGGGCCCAGTTATTTTCTTGGCGCCATTGATGTTCGTGATCGAAATCGTTTCTCACTTGGTTCGTCCATTCTCATTAGGTCTTCGTCTTGCGAACGTAATGATGGGTGACCACACGGTACTATCTGTATTCTTAGATCTAGTACCAATCGGCGTACCAATTCCATTCTATGTAATGGGATTGTTCGTATGCTTTGTTCAAGCTTTTGTATTTACTTTGCTTTCAATGGTCTACGTGGCATTCGCGATTGCACACGATCACTAA
- a CDS encoding ATP synthase F0 subunit C, giving the protein MKKMIVAMVALFASVSAFAQEAAQAAAPVAANSDKGLIALAAALTIAVAVFGGAMAQGKTAATALDGIARNPAASGKLLIPMILGLALIESLVIYALIIALKLS; this is encoded by the coding sequence ATGAAAAAAATGATCGTTGCAATGGTTGCATTGTTCGCATCTGTATCTGCATTCGCACAAGAAGCTGCACAAGCTGCTGCTCCTGTTGCTGCTAACTCTGACAAAGGTTTGATCGCTTTGGCAGCTGCATTGACTATCGCAGTAGCGGTATTCGGTGGCGCTATGGCTCAAGGTAAAACTGCTGCTACAGCACTTGATGGTATCGCTCGTAACCCAGCGGCTTCTGGTAAACTTTTGATCCCAATGATCTTGGGTCTTGCACTTATCGAGTCATTGGTTATCTACGCGTTGATCATCGCTTTGAAACTTTCGTAA